One window of the Colletotrichum destructivum chromosome 4, complete sequence genome contains the following:
- a CDS encoding Putative histone H3/CENP-A, histone H2A/H2B/H3, histone-fold: protein MLQDFQPIKNQPSTTFLSTHNHSPLQPAQFPTYLFPSALHPLLNLLFYIHSQNIHIHQPTNFINNFKQTHQLHHHTTIAMARTKQTARKSTGGKAPRKQLASKAARKSAPSTGGVKKPHRYKPGTVALREIRRYQKSTELLIRKLPFQRLVREIAQDFKSDLRFQSSAIGALQESVESYLVSLFEDTNLCAIHAKRVTIQSKDIQLARRLRGERN, encoded by the exons ATGTTGCAAGATTTCCAACCAATCAAAAATCAGCCATCT ACCACCTTCCTTTCGACGCACAATCACTCCCCTCTGCAGCCAGCGCAGTTTCCTACCTATTTATTTCCCTCCGCCCTCCACCCACTCCTCAACCTTCTCTTCTACATCCACTCACAAAACATCCACATCCATCAACCAACCAACTTCATCAACAACTTCAAACAAACACATCAACTCCATCACCACACAACAATCGCAATGGCCCGCACCAAGCAGA CCGCCCGTAAGTCCACTGGTGGCAAGGCTCCCCGCAAGCAGCTCGCTTCCAAGGCTGCCCGCAAGAGCGCCCCCTCCACCGGAGGTGTCAAGAAGCCTCACCGCTACAAGCCCGGTACCGTCGCTCTCCGTGAGATCCGTCGCTACCAGAAGTCGACCGAGCTCCTGATCCGCAAGCTCCCCTTCCAGCGTTTG GTTCGTGAGATCGCCCAGGACTTCAAGTCGGACCTCCGCTTCCAGTCTTCCGCCATCGGCGCTCTCCAGGAGTCCGTCGAGTCCTACCTCGTCTCCCTCTTCGAGGACACCAACCTTTGCGCCATCCACGCCAAGCGTGTCACCATCCAGTCCAAGGACATCCAGcttgcccgccgcctccgcggTGAGCGCAACTAA
- a CDS encoding Putative histone H4, histone-fold, CENP-T/Histone H4, histone: MTGRGKGGKGLGKGGAKRHRKILRDNIQGITKPAIRRLARRGGVKRISAMIYEETRGVLKSFLEGVIRDAVTYTEHAKRKTVTSLDVVYALKRQGRTLYGFGG, encoded by the exons ATGACTGGAC gcggcaagggcggcaagggtCTCGGCAAGGGCGGTGCCAAGCGCCACCGCAAGATTTTGCGTGACAACATTCAGGGTATCACCAAGCCCGCTATCCGCCGTCTCGCTCGTCGTGGTGGTGTCAAGCGTATTTCTGCCA TGATTTACGAAGAGACCCGTGGTGTCCTCAAGTCGTTCCTCGAGGGTGTCATCCGCGACGCTGTCACCTACACCGAGCACGCCAAGCGCAAGACTGTCACCTCCCTGGATGTCGTCTACGCGCTGAAGCGTCAAGGCCGCACCCTGTACGGTTTCGGTGGTTGA